The Lytechinus pictus isolate F3 Inbred chromosome 15, Lp3.0, whole genome shotgun sequence genome contains a region encoding:
- the LOC129278292 gene encoding uncharacterized protein LOC129278292 — MPTLTVYTNAPRQDFPDNFLAETVKLVCRLLNKPFKGVAVILCNDVEMFVGEAIDQVINVQVIGVGDFQDEIKNDQFVSAMLEYLHETTGTNKESISVSLKDLLPIQIGFAGGELAFDKIQKRKLQKQEEQANSETPQNDR, encoded by the exons ATGCCTACTCTGACAGTGTATACTAATGCTCCTCGGCAGGATTTCCCGGACAACTTTTTGGCCGAGACGGTCAAGCTGGTCTGCAGATTACTTAACAAACCTTTCAAG GGAGTTGCAGTGATTCTCTGCAACGACGTCGAGATGTTTGTCGGTGAGGCCATCGACCAGGTGATCAATGTTCAAGTGATCGGTGTTGGTGACTTCCAGGACGAAATCAAGAATGATCAGTTTGTATCAGCCATGCTTGAATATCTTCACGAGACCACGGGAACAAACAAAGAATC GATCAGTGTTTCTTTGAAGGATCTCTTGCCCATTCAGATTGGATTCGCAGGAGGAGAGCTGGCGTTCGACAAAATTCAGAAACGAAAACTACAGAAGCAAGAGGAACAAGCGAATTCCGAAACaccacagaatgacagatga